A single Musa acuminata AAA Group cultivar baxijiao chromosome BXJ2-1, Cavendish_Baxijiao_AAA, whole genome shotgun sequence DNA region contains:
- the LOC135598559 gene encoding monodehydroascorbate reductase 3, cytosolic, whose translation MAEKHFKYVILGGGVAAGYAAREFAKHGLNPGELAIISKEAVAPYERPALSKGYLFPQGAARLPGFHVCVGSGGERLLPEWYSENGIELILSTEIVKADLASKTLTSAAGATFTYDILIIATGSTVINLSDFGTPGANANNIFYLREIDDADKLVAAIETKKNGKVVIVGGGYIGLELSAVMKMNNFDVTMVYPEPWCMPRLFTSDIAAFYEGYYANKGVKIDKGTLVVGFDSDANGDVTSVKLKDGRVLEADIVVVGVGGRPLTKLFKAQVEEEKGGIKTDGFFQTSVPGVYAVGDVATFPMKLYNDIRRVEHVDHARKSAEQAVKAIKASEEGKVIDEYDYLPYFYSRSFDLSWQFYGDNVGETVMFGDNDPASAKPKFGSYWIKDGKLLGAFLEGGSPDETKTIAKLARLQPQVTDLEQLAKEGLSFASKI comes from the exons ATGGCGGAGAAGCACTTCAAGTACGTGATCCTCGGCGGCGGCGTCGCAGCG GGATATGCAGCTAGAGAGTTTGCGAAGCATGGCCTCAATCCAGGAGAATTGGCGATCATATCAAAAGAGGCG GTGGCTCCTTATGAACGACCAGCACTTAGCAAGGGATACCTCTTCCCTCAGG GCGCTGCAAGGCTCCCAGGCTTTCATGTTTGTGTAGGGAGTGGGGGAGAAAGACTACTTCCAGAGTGGTATTCAGAAAACG GAATAGAACTGATTCTCAGCACTGAAATCGTAAAAGCAGATTTGGCTTCCAAGACTCTAACCAGTGCAGCTGGTGCAACCTTCACATATGATATTCTGATTATTGCCACTGGTTCTACT GTTATAAATCTCTCTGATTTTGGTACTCCTGGAGCAAATGCTAACAACatattttatctaagggaaatcgATGATGCTGATAAGCTTGTGGCAGCAATAGAGACAAAGAAGAATGGAAAAGTTGTCATTGTTGGAGGAGGATACATTGGTCTTGAACTTAGTGCTGTTATGAAAATGAACAACTTCGATGTCACTATGGTGTACCCTGAGCCCTGGTGCA TGCCTAGGCTTTTTACTTCAGACATTGCTGCTTTCTATGAAGGTTATTATGCAAATAAGGGAGTAAAAATAGATAAAGGGACACTTGTTGTTGGATTTGATTCTGATGCCAATGGAGAT GTAACATCAGTGAAGTTGAAAGATGGAAGAGTACTTGAAGCAGACATTGTAGTAGTTGGTGTTGGTGGTAGACCCCTTACAAAACTGTTCAAAGCCCAAGTCGAAGAGGAGAAAGGTGGAATCAAG ACTGACGGGTTCTTCCAAACAAGTGTTCCTGGAGTGTATGCTGTGGGAGACGTAGCTACCTTCCCCATGAAGCTATACAACGATATAAGGAGAGTCGAGCATGTCGATCATGCCAGAAAATCAGCAGAGCAGGCTGTCAAG GCAATCAAGGCAAGTGAGGAAGGTAAAGTAATCGATGAATATGATTATCTTCCTTACTTCTATTCCCGCTCTTTTGATCTGTCATGGCAATTCTATGGAGACAATGTGGGAGAAACAGTTATGTTCGGTGACAACGACCCTGCATCAGCTAAACCAAAATTTGGCTCCTACTGGATCAAAGATGGAAAGCTGCTGGGGGCTTTCCTGGAAGGTGGATCACCAGATGAGACCAAGACAATAGCCAAGTTAGCAAGGCTGCAGCCCCAAGTCACAGACCTCGAACAACTGGCAAAGGAAGGCCTCTCATTTGCTTCCAAGATTTGA